CAGATagccagggcatttcatcaaagactgcccactTCTGAAATAGGAGCATTACAAACAAAACTCTAACAAAGCACCAAAAAGGAACCCGGTTCATGATAAACGATTTAGCCAAAAAAGTGCAGCTGACAATGTTGTGAAGCAAgctcttgctgcttggggagactcctccagtgaaTCAGAAGGGGAACTAGATGTAGAAAAGAGTTACATGATGGCAGTGGAACATGAAGTAAAGGAATATGATTCACTATTTGCATTAATGGCTcagtctgatgatgatgaagaggatGATAATGATGAGGTAAGTTTCAGGGATGTTAAGAGAAATCTGAAGTCCTACTCTTCTAAGAAATTGATGTCATTAGCAAATTTTCTAATTGATGTATATTATAGTCTTATTAATGATAAGGATGTCCTGACCATAAAGCTAGGAGATGCtaaacaatctagagatgatctggtaGTCTGTGTGGCGGAtttaaatgagaccatagctaatcttgaaaaagaaaagaaagctctaactgaaaaaataaatagtgtagaaaatgagagagatgactTGATGGTAGTGGTTGTTGATTTGAAGAAAACCATAGAAAACCTAAGCAAAGAAAAGAATGCCCTAGAAGAGAAAATTCCTGATACTGAGCAAGCAATGGATGACTTTTTGGTGGTTATCACagatctagaggaaaccattCAGGGACTCAAATCTGAACATATGCATGTAAGTATTGAAAAAGGAAGGGAGTAGCTAGTGAGACAcacatcaaacttgaaaaagaaTTAAATGATGTGAGAACTAGTCTATGTGGTGAACTCGAGAAAAATAGGCAGCTTTAAGCTGAATTGAAGAAAGTAAAAATTGATCTtgataaatctctcaagtggacctggtcctcagatgttgTCACTACCATGTACTTAAACACTAGTGGAAACAGGCTgggaatcgggttccaaaaggagaaaactccttacaaccctcacatcAAGTACGTCATAGTTCCTGATAACTGGctttgtacccactgtgggaacaatgggcacttcaaagaaaatttcCAGGCTAGGGTTCAATCTGTACAGAAAAATAAAGTGTTTGCTGAAAAAGTGACTACTAAAGAGGGACCAGGTACCACTCGCAAAAAATGAATGCtacctgcatggactagaaaATCTCTTattcatccctttctcattacaagggacccaaactagtttgggttcctaaatctaaatCATAATTTACATGTGCAGGGAATAGTGAGAGGAAGCGAACTACAATGGACCATGGACAGTggatgctcaaagcacatgactgcaAGCACCATGGATTTTCTCTTACGAAAGCCCTATAGGAAAGGAATGTATCCTTTGaaaaaaaggggtacattcttggtgTTGGAAAAGTTAGAAAGTCGCTTGACACTAAATTGAGAACGCGTACTATGTAGATGGCCtgaagtacagtctcttgagcGTTTCTCAAATATGTGAtaaagggaacaaagtagagttcttATCAAAACTGTGCACAGTTACTAATCCAGTAACTGGCGAAGTGGTCTTAgtagccaaaagatacaagaacatctacaTTGCTGACTTTGAATCTCTACAAGCCGGTGATATGAGATGCTTGAAGTTAGTTGATGATGACACAGAACTTGGCATAGAAGATTGGGGCATGCAAGCTTCTCACTTCTGAATAAATTGATTCAGAAAGACCTGGTTCGTGGTCTTCCAAATTCAAGATTCACATGGACACTATTTCTTAGAACAAAGGATGAGACTTTCGAGGTATTTGTGGCCTTTGTCAAGAAGTCCCTCCTAAACAAACCCCATATGAGCTACTCAATGGAAGAAAACCAAAGATAACTCATTTGAGAACCTTTGGATAcaaatgttatgttctcaacaatggaaaggaccATCTTGGGAAGTTTGTTGCAAAAAGAAatgaaggaatccttctgggaTACTCCCCTCAAAGCAAAGCCCACAAAGTCTACAATAAAAGGGCACACTGTGTGGAAAGAAGTGTTCATGTGCTATTCAACGAGACACCCTCCTCTAACAAAGGAGGAAACAGTGATGATCAAGATAATGAACCACTTTTGGTCCCTGGAAAATATCTGATGTTTCAAACGGGAAGGCTGATATGATGAGTCAGTTGAAGAAGACAGgtgaagacaatgcaacatcctATTCCACTTCTCAAGAGGAACCTAGTACTTCAATTACttccactgaagctgaagaaagagttagAGATGCACTGCAAGGCACTCCACAAGTAACATAACAAGAAGTGCTGGGAAATCCATTGCAATGCAAGAGGAACtacatcaatttgaaagaaacaaggtatgacacctggtacctagaccctcagatAGAACCATCATAGGGACCAAGTGGGTATTCAGGAATAAGCTGGATGAACATGGAAATACTACAAGGAACAAAGCAAGGCTTGCTGTCCAAGGATACAATCAGGAGGAAAGGatcgattatgatgagacttttgacCCAGTAGCTCGCATTGAAGCTACTAGGATCCTTATTACCTTTGATTCACATATGGAATTTACCATATTATAAATGGATGTGaagagtgccttcctgaatgggtTTCTCAAGGAAGAAGTATATATCAAACTACCTCCAGGTTTTGTAAGTCATGTACATACTGAACATGTATTCAAATTGGATAAGGCACTATACGGATTGAAGCAAGCCTCTTGAGCCTGGTACGAGAGACTATCCAAGTTTCTCTTTGAAAATGGCTTCACTTGAGGAAAAAGTTTACAATACATTGCCTTTGAAGAAATAGGGAAGGAACCTGCTTATTGTTCAgatttatgtggatgacatcatattTGGAGCTACATCTGGCTCATTATGTGAAGAATTTgctaaactcatgggaagtgagtttgaaatgagtatgatgggggaaCTGACTATCTTCCTAGGTCTTCAAGTGAAGCAGTCCATAAAGGGAACATGTATCAGTTAGCATaaatacatcaaagaactcttgaaAAGCTTTGATATGGAAGCATTAAAGGTGACTGATACCCCTATTGCTACTGCTACTAAGCTGGACATGGATGATTCTAGATAACTTATGAATCAACCAATGTATAGGGGAATCATTGGATCTCTACTCTACCTTACTGCCAGTAGGCCAAACATTGTATTTACTGTGGGATTATGTGCAAGGTTCCAATAAAATCCTATGAAATCTAATTTGAAGGCTGTTAAGAGAACTCTAAGATATCTTAAGGTCACACAAAACCTGGTTCTGTACTATCCTTCAGGTGACAATTTCAACCTTATTGGTTATGTTGACGTTGATTATGCAGGCTATTTGGTGTATAGGAAAAGCACATTTGGAATGGATCGTTTCCTTGGATCATGTTTTATCTCATGGGGTACAAGGAAACAAAACTCAGTAGCTCTCTCAACAGCTGAAGTAGAATATGTTGCAACTGTCTCGTGCTGTGCTCATTCACTATGGATCAAGCATCAATTGGAAGACTTTGGTGTATACATTCATTGTGTACCGCTTCTATATGACAACACCAGtgctctcaacatggcaaagaacccGGTTCAacataagagaactaagcacattgATGTCAGACACCATTTTCTCAGGGACAATGTGGAAAAGGATCTTACTTGTATGAGATTTTGTtgcacagaagatcaaattgcacATATCTTCACCAAAGCTTTGAGAAGGGAACACTTTGAGAAACAGGATGGCACTGGGGTTACTTAAACCTAATTGAGAACCTGGTTATGCTGACATGACTATGATAGTCACATTAAGGTAAATTGGCTAAAGTGTTTCtgaccaagcctaactcacatctataccgttgcaggtaaacacgcatgatgatcatagaagctaaaggtacaatGTTGATCTTCGGAGGAGAGATGCAAAAcctttttacaaaaataggtcaggaacctggttcctgtaccataggttagtagtaatgtgttaATCACATGCTTATTCAAAGGATAgcaaaattaattcaactgccacatcatccgacttttcaGAGTCTACATAACACGTCTTGTCTCTCAAATCCTTTCACTTACTCTGCACGTTATGTATTCCTAAAAACCTACCGTCGTTTCAAAACTCTTCAGAACTCGTTCCTCTCCCCTCTCACCATTAGTTGTttcttccataaaaccttcaCACTCCCAATAGTTATAAACAATTATCTCCATTTGCATCTCTTTAATTTTTCCTTCAGAACTCTCTACCACTTCTCTCACCATGGTCAACGAGCAATCTACATCCCTTAACACTACCACCAGAAACCCACTTCTTCACTATCCCTGATACTACTGTACCCATACCGGTTTCCTCTTCATCTCCAGTCACCTCTACTTCTCCGTCAAACCCTGTCTTACTTCTATGTGTTGCAAACCCTACTACTTCTCCTTTTTCTAAACAAACCAAAAGTGTTACTCCTTAGACATCAAAGGTCTCTGAGGAAGATCCCGATCAGTACTTGAACTCCTCCGTTCTAGGCTCAGTGGCTCCCACAGAGTCACCAAAAAAAGAAGCGGCACTAAATATCATGGCTATCGCTGCTAAGGGTCTTATGAATGAAGGAGTCTCCCCTCTGCCTGAATCTTAGGGGGAAGAAACTCTATTCTTAGGGTATGAACGGACTCTAGTCCTTTTTGAGTCTTCGGTTCATGACACTGCCACAGAAAAACCTgttgaagaacctgattctctttcAGCTGAAACAAACCAGGAGGTTGCAGAAGAAAGAGGCTTTTGAGTCTGCCTTGCAGAAGAGTAAGCAGAGtattaagaaaaagaagaagaggttgTTAATATTGGGGGACGTTGTGGCTGATAAACACATTCCAGTTGTTGAGGTTGATAAAGATGCTGTGaaggaacctagttccttagtGAAAAGATCTACAAAAGTCCAAAAGTTTGTGGTTGAGAAAGATTTGTTTGAAGGTGACATTGTGGAGGTTGCAAGCAGGAATGGGAAGTTTGTTGAAATGTCTAGAGAACAAAAGTGGGAATCTGTGGGAGGACCTGGTTCAATGAAGATCATTCCAAATGACAGTGGCCTTAGGCAGGAGAATTTGAGAACTTAGAAAAGTCTTGTGAGGTCGCACGTTTGACTCGGCAATCTCGGATATGGCAGGTATGAGACTAGTTCTAAACATAGGCAACAAGTGGATAACCCGCGGGAGAAACTGCTTGACTAACAGCTATCTGCAAATGCCCGcatggacctggttctcaaaactATTGTTGCCTCCTCTTCCAAGCCTCCCTCTTCTAATGCCCCCTAGGATCCTCTCAGTGGCCAGTTATCTTTTGCTCTGATGTTTTGTGGCTGTTGTtttctatttgtttgtttttttgtgaTGGCATGTTGGATTTCACCGTTGTTGCTCCTATTGAAACAGTCTAATTTCTTATCAATGAAACAACTCTTCTTTTGCTTCTACAATGCTTGTTTTCCTTTTTacttctcttttctatcatgttgtgtgcacatatgcgGCATGAGTTAGCTTTTTTAGACTTCTTTATGCCGTTTTATCATACTATGTCTTTTTGTTGATGCTAAAAGGGGGAAGAATCGATTAAACTGA
This sequence is a window from Nicotiana sylvestris chromosome 3, ASM39365v2, whole genome shotgun sequence. Protein-coding genes within it:
- the LOC138888060 gene encoding uncharacterized protein, whose protein sequence is MAALPNFEEGQSTYRPPRFNGQYYGWWKTRMHDFIMAEDSELWDVICDGPHIPMKKLGETGPMVLKNRKEYSDINRKAIEKNFRAKKILESKVNVITKAKDLQTLTMDELIGNLKTYEMKRQRDSERREPKKEKNLVLKAENNDSSEEDSDMDYLTKRFQKMEHYKQNSNKAPKRNPVHDKRFSQKSAADNVVKQALAAWGDSSSESEGELDVEKSYMMAVEHEVKEYDSLFALMAQSDDDEEDDNDEVSFRDVKRNLKSYSSKKLMSLANFLIDVYYSLINDKDVLTIKLGDAKQSRDDLVVCVADLNETIANLEKEKKALTEKINSVENERDDLMVVVVDLKKTIENLSKEKNALEEKIPDTEQAMDDFLVVITDLEETIQGLKSEHMHWTWSSDVVTTMYLNTSGNRLGIGFQKEKTPYNPHIKYVIVPDNWLCTHCGNNGHFKENFQARVQSVQKNKVFAEKGIVRGSELQWTMDSGCSKHMTASTMDFLLRKPYRKGMYPLKKRGNKVEFLSKLCTVTNPVTGEVVLVAKRYKNIYIADFESLQAGDMRCLKLVDDDTELGIEDWGMQASHF